Proteins from one Geomonas agri genomic window:
- a CDS encoding aminotransferase-like domain-containing protein, with translation MALEMVRDCRPLYERVGSEIVSLIDGGTFRVGERLPSIRQLSSKLNVSINTVMQAYAVLEDRRVIQARPQSGYYVCPKVPEITAKPLAKNQRLQPTAVTFSELCELVIRNLMKPELLPLASAVPNPQHFPVDKLNRMTAAEMRRFGAQSISYMMPPGSERLRTQIAKRSLLYGVSVRPDQVLVTSGCVEAVQLALRATCKAGDTIAVESPFYFNFLQLIAEMGLKALEIPSTPKEGISIEALSYAIENNKISACLVIPNFSNPLGTLMPDERKRELVQLLAQHEIPLIEDDIYGDLTFGQQRPIAAKSFDHKGLVIYCSSFSKTLAPGYRVGWAIGGKFQAEMERLKMMNNLATASPTQLGIAEFLATGGYDHHLRAIRRLYAKNASQMTDALVRHFPEGTRMTRPGGGFMLWVEMPEQVDSVQLFHRALERGISITPGAIFSLSGKYRNYIRLSTAFWDEKAERGVETLGGLVKDML, from the coding sequence ATGGCCTTGGAAATGGTAAGAGATTGCAGGCCGCTGTACGAGCGGGTGGGGAGCGAGATCGTCTCGCTCATCGACGGTGGCACCTTCCGGGTGGGGGAGCGACTCCCTTCGATACGGCAGCTGAGCTCCAAGCTCAACGTGAGCATAAACACGGTGATGCAGGCCTACGCGGTGCTGGAAGATCGCCGGGTCATCCAGGCGCGCCCGCAGTCCGGCTACTACGTCTGTCCAAAGGTTCCCGAGATCACCGCGAAGCCCTTGGCGAAGAACCAGCGCCTGCAACCGACCGCGGTAACCTTCAGCGAACTCTGCGAACTGGTGATCCGCAACCTGATGAAGCCGGAGCTCCTGCCGCTGGCGAGCGCCGTTCCCAACCCGCAGCACTTCCCGGTGGACAAGCTGAACCGGATGACGGCCGCCGAGATGAGGCGCTTCGGCGCCCAGAGCATCTCCTACATGATGCCGCCGGGGAGTGAGAGGTTGCGCACCCAGATCGCCAAGCGCTCTCTTTTGTACGGCGTCAGCGTGCGGCCGGACCAGGTGCTGGTGACTTCCGGGTGCGTCGAGGCGGTGCAGCTCGCCCTGCGCGCCACCTGCAAGGCCGGCGACACCATCGCGGTCGAATCCCCCTTCTACTTCAACTTCCTGCAGCTGATCGCGGAGATGGGCCTTAAGGCCCTGGAGATCCCGTCCACGCCCAAGGAAGGAATCAGCATCGAGGCGCTGAGCTACGCCATCGAGAACAACAAGATCAGCGCCTGCCTGGTGATTCCAAACTTCAGTAATCCCTTGGGCACGCTGATGCCCGACGAGCGCAAGCGCGAACTGGTCCAGCTCCTGGCGCAGCACGAAATCCCGCTTATCGAGGATGACATCTACGGTGACCTTACCTTCGGCCAGCAGCGCCCCATCGCCGCAAAATCGTTCGATCACAAGGGACTGGTAATTTACTGTTCCTCGTTCTCCAAGACGCTCGCCCCCGGCTATCGCGTCGGGTGGGCCATCGGCGGGAAATTCCAGGCGGAGATGGAACGGCTCAAGATGATGAACAACCTGGCCACCGCCTCGCCGACGCAGCTGGGCATAGCTGAGTTCCTGGCGACCGGCGGCTACGACCACCACCTGCGCGCGATCCGCAGGCTCTACGCCAAGAACGCTTCGCAGATGACGGACGCGCTGGTGCGTCACTTTCCGGAGGGGACACGGATGACCCGCCCCGGCGGCGGCTTCATGCTCTGGGTGGAAATGCCGGAGCAGGTGGACTCGGTGCAGCTGTTCCACCGCGCCCTGGAGCGGGGTATCAGCATCACGCCCGGGGCCATCTTCTCCCTGTCGGGCAAGTACCGGAATTACATCAGGCTGTCGACGGCGTTCTGGGATGAAAAAGCGGAACGGGG